GTGTCAAACATGTTCATTCTTGATCTTGACGATGAGTTGTATACGAATCTGGCAACTTCACACTAAACGCAGACACGTCGCTGTAGAGACGAATCACCAGTCTTGACATCTGTAGTACAGGTAGGTTCATCTGTCGTCACATCTGGTAGATCTCAtgatgaatttgacagtttgcatcAGTTGTTCTGAAGCGAAAGTAAGGTGTCAGCTTGCCTTTCGAAGCAAATTAACGTAAACTGATGTTTAGTCTGTGACTTCTGATTCTAACAGCAGACACAGTTTATCAATGGGTCTGGTGAGAATGCTTGTCCTAGTTTTCACTCGCACACGTCGAACCAGTCCATCACATGCAGGGAGTGTTTCAACCACCCTGCCTAGGGGCCATACGTTTCTGGGAGTAGATTCATTTACAACCATGACGACATCTCCCACCTTGGCATTTCGCTGTGGGTGAATCCACCTTTGTCTTTGTTGTAACTGAGGAAGGTATTCTTTGATCCATCTGCGCCAAAACAGGTCTGCCAGATACTGGACTTGCCTCCACCGACGCTTGGCATACTGACTCAGCTTTCCTGCAGCAGCGGCTGGTGGTAAGATCATGTCACTCTTTAGTTGAAGAAGGTGATTTGGTGTAAGTGGCTCTAAGTCAGATACTTCTCCTGGAACACTGGTGAGTGGTCGGCTGTTAACTATGGCTTCTATCTCACACAGTAATGTATGAAGAGAGTCATCTGTTAGTGTTTGTTCCTTTATAACAGAGCACATCACTTTCCTGATTGTCCGTATTTGACGTTCCCAGATGCCTCCATGGTGACTTCCTGCTGGTGGATTAAAGGTCCACTCAATCTCTCTTTGCAGAAGGTAGTCATGGATTCTGTCTTGATTCAAGCGGCAATTTCTCGGCGTAACTCTCTTTCTGCCCCTATCAAATTGGTGCCATTGTCAGAGCGGATCTGTTTCACTTGGCCTCTTCTGGACACGAATCGTCGTATGACATTTACGCAGGCATCAGTGTCCAAAGATGCTGCCATTTCAATGTGTATGGCTTTGGATGCAAGGCAGGCGAACACTACACCATATCGCTTGACTATACTACGGCCTTGTTTAACTTCTAGGGGACCAAAATAGTCCATTCCAACTCTTGAAAATGGTGGCTCTCCTGGAGTGACTCTGTCTTTGGGAAGATCACTCATCATCTGCTGTTGTACCTTTGCATTCCTTTTTCTGCAGGAGATGCAACTGTTGATAACCTTTCTAGCTGCTGCATTAGCATTTGTTATCCAGTACTTCTTGTGCAGATGCGCCAACATGTGGTTTCTGCCCCCATGTCCAGTTGCTTCATGAATGTCATGTAAAATCAACTTTGCAATGTGGGACTTCTTTGGTATGATTGATggaaattttgtcttttcaggtAGAGCTGACTTAGCCAGTCGACCACCTACTCTGATTACTCCATCTTCTATAAATGGATTAAGTCTGTAGAGAGGACTTGCTTTCTTAATCTTGCTAACTTGTCAAGTTGTCTTCTGGCTGACTGTCATTACTTCTCAATTGCAGCTCTTTTAGTGTCTTAATTTCTTCTGGATATGCCTTGGTTTGGACATATACTATCACAGCTCTTTCTGCTTCTTGCATGTCAGCAACATTAAGCAAATCTGTAATGTTGCCATGCTCTTCATTCTCATCATTCTTTCTACCATCATCATCTCCATTATCAACTCTATCATCAACTCTATCATTATCTCTATCACGACAGATCTTGCGGAGATGTTTCTTGACTCTGAGGATCCATGCAACACAACGACAAAGTTGATACCATGAGGAGAATCGTGTAAGTAGTTTCTCCATGGTCTCTGTTGCTTCTTCTGTCAACGCTGTGTTGACTACTAATTTCTTTTAACTTCAGGATCTTCAGCTAGCTCTTCAGAGCTGTCTCCAATGGTAGTCTTCGGCCACTGGTTTTCTGCTTTGTGTAAGAAATCTGGACCATCAGTCCACCTTCTATTCTTGAGGAAGCAATCAACGGCTAAGCCCCTTGAGCAGTCGTCTGCAGGGTTTGAGCTGGTTCCTACATACTTCCATTGGTGTGGCTGGGAGCCATCTCTAATCAGTGCGACTCGATTAGCCACAAAGGTGTGGAATCTGGCGGTGTCATTGTTAATATACTTGATCACGGTCTGACTATCAGTCCAGAAGTATGTGCTTTCGACTTTCAACTGTAGTTCGTTTTGCAACATGTTGTTGACCTTTACGGCCATTGCAGCTGCAGTTAACTCTAGGCGAGGTATAGTTATGATCTTCAAGGGAGCAACTCTTGCCTTGGCTGTCAGGAGAGTAAGATGCACTTGACCCATCTCATTAACAAATCGTAAGTAGCTCACTGAACCATATCCCTTCTGACTTGCATCACAGAAGTGGTGCATCTGGACTTCACTTTCTTCAAAGTCCTTGGGCTTGAAACATCTTTCGATGGTGAAATCTGACAATTTCGGTACTTCATCAAGCCATCTTTCCCAACGGGTCAGAAGCTCACTAGGAATAGGCTCATCCCAACCAAGCTGCAGCTTGCTTAAGTTCTGCAATATTTGTTTTGCTGGCAGGATTGCTGGAGCAACAAATCCTAGCGGGTCATAGATGGAGCTTACAGTTGCTAGGATACCTCTTCTGGTAGGAGGTTTCTCTTTCACTTTAATATGGAAGCCAAACCTGTCGGTTTGTGGTGACCATAGCAACCCCAGCACCTTTTCTGATGGTAattcttcattcttcaaatcTAGTGTCTTTGTAGTCTCAGCTCTATCGTCTTCAGGGACTGACTGCAACACTTCTCTTGAGTTACTCAACCACTTTGTCAACTTGAAGCCACCATCCTTACACAAGCTGGTGAGATCACTGACGAGTTGAATAGCTTTGCTTTCACTTTCGATAGATTTGAGGTAATCATCGACATAGAAGTTGGACAGCACTGTGTTGCATACTTCTTCACTGTATTTCTCCTTACCATCATCAGCGGTCTTTCTCAGTGCGAAATTCGCACATGAAGGTGACGGTTAAGTTGCGCCCGAACAAGTGCACATTCATCCTATATTCCTTCAGAGGCAGACTCAGGTCACCGTAGGGCCACCACAGAAATCTTACTAAGTCTCTGTCTGGTTCTGGCACACGCACTTGATGGTACATTGCTTTTATATCTGCTACAACTCCAACAGGGTGCTCTCTAAACCTCGTCAACACACCTACCAAGTTGCTTGTCAAGTCGGGTCCTTTTAGTAACTGTGAGTTTAAAGACTGGCCCATATACTTCGCCGCACAATCAAATACAACTCGCAGCTTGCCCTTGGTGGGGTGAAACACCCCATGGTGGGGGACATACCACACCTTGCCATCCTTTCTATTGCATGCATCTTTGGGCACTTCTTCTGCAtaatcatttttaaacatatcattcATGAATGCAGTGTATTGGTCGTTGAAAACCGAGTCCCTTTCTAACTTCCTCTTAAGATGGCATGCCCGCAATTCGGCTTGATGTATATTGTTCGGCAATTTCATGTCATCATCTTTGAGCGGAAACCTACTTGGTAGTGCCCATCTACATACTTGATTGATGCTTCTACTTTGTTTAGGAATTGTCCTTCACTCACGCTTCTCTCTGGTTTATCGTCAATGATTCGCTCATTGAACTCAGCATTGTAGAGTTTCTCTAATTGCTGGTCAATAGTGTCATGTGCCTTAATTCTGTGGATGACTGATGTCCttttgtgttctttatttttgACACCATACACTGTCCATCCGAGTCTAGTTTGGCAGGCGAAAGGTCCTTCACCTTGGCTGTTTACTACATGTATTGGCTCAAATGCTTTAGGCACATTATTTCCTATGAGAAGACCAATATGGCATTGAGATTCATCACTTAATCTTCCTAGCTTAACTTCTTCCATATAAGGAATTGCATCAATATCATCCTGGTTAATAATGTCAGCCAAGTCACCAGGGATCTTATCTTGTGTGTATGCCTTTGGAAGAGAGATGATATTATTTCTGTTCATGTCAGAAACTTCTAAATCTTGGATGATTTCACTGTCTACTATGATATCATCTGTTATGGTTTCAATTTCCAACTTGGTTTTCTTGCCCTTAACATGCAGTTCCTTTTGCAGCCTTTCAGAACAGAATACAGCATCACTGCCGTTGTCGAGATAGGCATATGTTTCTACAGACATTCTGGAAACTCTTGAGTATACTATGACTGGTATAATTGTGGGATATGATTCGCTAGATTTAACTCCGGCGCCTGTAAGCCCACATGTCTGATTAGCAACTTCACCAGACTTCTGTGTCTCTTCCTGTTTCACATGTAGCACTGTTGGATGGCGCTTTTTACATGTCTTGCAGGTAAGCTTGTATTTGCagattttactgtaatgtgtTGCTTTCTTTAGGCAGCCAAAACAAACTCCCAACTCTCTCAGATACTGCAACCGGTCACTTATAGGCTTTTCCTTTAATTTGTTACACATTTCCAAAGTGTGATCTTTACCCTTGCAGTATGTACATGGCTTGTCGGCTCCTGGGCTACTTGTCGACACATTTGGCCTGGCTCCTGGACTATATGACATTACATTTGGTCTGGCTCCTGGACTATTTGATGTCACACTTGCCGACACAGCTTCTGTGTTTGTTGCTAGATTTCTTCTAGCTTTATAAGTCTGATAGTTTGGGTTTTTTACCCTTTCTTCCTTCTTAGTACTATCTTCCTTCTCCGTCACACTTCTACCGTAGGCAGCATTAGTTGCGATTCTAGCCTGTTTTTCTAAGAAGGAGGTGAAGTCTTCAAATGTTaccactttgtttctttcttcttctacataatctacttgtctcctccatctgtctctcatactatatggtaacttcatcatcaacattctaatgtttgctgtactttgcaactcattagtatagcccaggctggtcatggtatttttgcattctaacaaaaataatgacaaatcttGTAGCCCTGAACTATCACCCTTCACATTCGCCACTGCCTCTCATCTTCGCTAAGTAAGCCTCTGCAATCTTGTGCTTATTACCATATTTCCTTTCCAACAACCTTTTTGCTTCCAGGTAACCAACCTCATCATCCATGTGAATACAACTTTTCACCAAACTGTTGGCTTCACCTCTTGTGTACTGTTCAAGATAGTACAGACGGTCTCTATTACTTTTGCTCTTATTTTCGATTATGAATTCGAAGGCTCTTATAAACGTAATATACAGAAGCGGGTCTCCAGTAAATGTCTGTAATGTCCGCTTTGGTAAACTCGCTTGTTTATGTTGTTCCACCAGCAGCCTTGTTAAGTTGTCTTGGTTGCGTGCCAAATTTTCTATACTGGTATCTTCTTTCACTTCTATTGGCTCGCTATTTACATGTTGCCGTGGCAACATgacttgttttttcttcacaTCAGGCTCTGGTGACAAAGTTACTCTATGACCGTACGTTACTGATGAAGGCCCTTCATGTTCATACTGTTCACTGTACTGTTCTTGACCATACTGACAATACTGTTCATCAATACTTTCATATTTAGTGGCAGACAAATAATGTGGGGGTATTCTGTCCCCTGTACTCTCTGATTCCTCAGGTGCTGCTGCAGGAAACAAGACTTCACTTTGTGGTGGAAAGTTGACTTGCATAACTTGACTGGTTGTTAACCTGCTTCTTGGTTGAACTTGTTGACCTAAATCAGTATGTACTTTACCATCAGTAGTCATGCCCACTGCTGGCTGCTCTTTTGCAGGTCCCAACTCCATATGTGTGTATTTTGGTCTTGCCCCTGGATTTAGACCTACAGCACCAATTGTATCATGTTTAGCTAGGAACTTGCCATCAATTTCTTGACCTTCTCTAGTGTTGTGGTTCAACCACTGCCTCACTGATGTGTTTGTATCTGGTTGAGCTTCTGTGAGGTCATCAAGCACCGATTTTGGTCTACTTCTTAAGCTCTGGGATTTATGTTCATAATCCTCCAATACATCTATTTTGGCTTGCTCTATGTTTATTTCGGTCTTCATTTCCAACCACTCTCTTTGTTGTTGCAAGTCCCTTGCCCTGGCTTGCATTTCTTGTTCCAAGTCTCTTGCCCTTGCTTGGATATTAAATTCCTCACTTTCTAAAGCTTGTTTTTCCTTCAATGCTTTGGCTCGACATTCTAGCTCTACCTTTCTCGTTGCTGCTTGTAATAAAGCATATTCTGTACTTTTAGATAGTGCATCACTTTTATAAGATCTTCTGCTTCTTAATTCGGAACCGCTTTTATGACTCGACATGATGTTTTCGATAGTACCGAAACAAACGAATTAATCTAAACGGCGCCGATGCAAGCAACGAAGCTTAAATATTTTTCTAAAGTGAACAACGGTTCACTAATTTATGTGAGAAACTATCGTAGGACCTGTGTAAAGTGTGGTTTGTGAGGCTACATGTGTCGAAACCTGAAATAAATATGAATGTCAGTATACACGAAACTTCGCTTGAATGCAGGCCCTACGTTGCTTACCGACGGGTGGGAGAAAGCTCGATCCACTCGCTTATCGTGTGCCGACGGGCGGGAGTAAGCTCTTTGCGCCCGtttattgataacaaaataccacaaaactcTTTTTTAGGTAGAAGTCCTGAGTCAGTGTTGTATGATTCTATGAGTCATTCCTGCACAACGGTGCAAGAGATCTAATGTCAGTGTTAGAAATGTACATACAGGCACTTTACTACCAAACTTTATTTGAATTGTCGTAAGCGACTCGCGAAGGGTGGGAGTAAACTTGTTACCCCTTTATtagatatttattaaaaaataccacaaagctATTTTTCAGTAGTAGTCCCGTGTCAGTTTGTGCTTTTGTTGTCGTAAGCGACTCGTGGGAGTGTTAGAAATGTACATGCAGGCACTACTACTGatatctttatttgatttctACGATTCGGATTCATAGGCCTTGATATAACTTCTTTGAAGTTCTAATCTATAAGCTTCTACCAAGTGTGCATTTATCTTCATGCACACTCATTAATATTTGCTATATTCAGTGACGTCTGACATGACTGGAGGCTGTGCCGGCTGTCTGTGCCAATGCAATGTTTATGTTTACACTGCTGACACGACCTTAAGCTTTTAGCTATTTTTAGGTAAGCTTACAAAACAGACACGCAACTGAACCTTTATTTGGTAACTATTTACCAACTATAGCATCTTCTTACAGATAATTAATCTTTACAAATATAGGGGCAAACTTGCTTTGCTCCCCTGGTTAGTAGAagcttggtactaaataatacaatcttcgatgactcggaaccaacaacaaaaagtgacacaaatcatcacaaatccaaggatacactttagctgaaacgtatcttgatgatgtttattatcttcacttgctattcttcttcttcttcttgtcacaaatataattatgttgGTTCAGGTAAAGATTAATTGTGTCTTTACCGAGAGCTTCTACACTACAATACTTCAAAAACCAAGATGACAGCctccagtgccaaattcggcaccaaattacatgtgattgatgggctgcaggctatgtttagcttatacttcaagggcgctcatcacataaacaaacatgccataggaatgcaatgattaaggatgcacaacacttgaacaaactttgattttggtaaatggcatcaacacTTCAAGTAAAATATGACTTGCTGGAAGACCTGTCTCAATTGACTATCATTAGCTTCAGACTTCTGCTGCTTTCAGCCGAGAATTATTCTACAGTGCAACAAACTTTTTTAAACAATCATTCATACAAACCTAAGACATAGTATAGCATGAATGTTCTTGTTTCTAATTATTCTAAATAAATAATTGCGTTTTGTTTTAAAgcataattaaattaaaaatatgatgaaataaaatattcaatttcaatataaCTTTATTGGTGAATCATCCACACATTGACttactattccatttgaagtgCATACAccttcagtggcggcaccaggaataaTTGTTCGGGGGGAGGGGGGAAAAATTGATCAATTGTGTGCaaaattatttgcccccccccagcGCTGCCACTATAcaccttctatggaagacatgacattcatcttccacacaaggggtgtgaatttcaaatggggttacctgaatataggtaattccatttgacatctacactccctgtgtaggagattaatattttgtattccatatggaatgtatggatttcaaaaggaatagcccaattaaattCTTCCAAGCCTACACAATTCAATCTTGTATGTATGTACAAACAGTATTTCCTCCAAattaccttaagggctggggtatgagcgtttggacagtatttattttgggacatcagagcacatcagacatatcgaattgcattctgaatacgaagaatgtcattctgatatcaaataatttgatttttgaaattcgcaatttaatacacattttatggcaaatcattaaaattgatatttttgatatttaacagtacttgaagtaaactttataaatctgatgatttatacttaaagtgtatgtaggtgggatgaaaacccgacgatcaattgaaaattttgacctttcattattgaagatatggatttttttcccaaaacaccaaaaaaaaattaggtctttttgggaaaaaatccatatcttcaatatgaaaggtcaaaattttcaattgaccgtcggcttttcctccctgctacatacactttaagaatatatcattagatttatataatttacttcgaggactgttatatatcaaaatttgaaaaatatcaaatttttataatttgtcataaaatttgtattatattgtgattttcaaaaatgaaaattatttgatatcagaaagacatgctt
Above is a window of Amphiura filiformis chromosome 20, Afil_fr2py, whole genome shotgun sequence DNA encoding:
- the LOC140142269 gene encoding uncharacterized protein yields the protein MCSVIKEQTLTDDSLHTLLCEIEAIVNSRPLTSVPGEVSDLEPLTPNHLLQLKSDMILPPAAAAGKLSQYAKRRWRQVQYLADLFWRRWIKEYLPQLQQRQRWIHPQRNAKVGDVVMVVNESTPRNVWPLGRVVETLPACDGLVRRVRVKTRTSILTRPIDKLCLLLESEVTD